One genomic region from Ovis canadensis isolate MfBH-ARS-UI-01 breed Bighorn chromosome 24, ARS-UI_OviCan_v2, whole genome shotgun sequence encodes:
- the LOC138429597 gene encoding uncharacterized protein, giving the protein MLEVMEVVMLEAMVVMLELMEVVMLELMEVVMLEVMVVMLEAMEVVILGVMVVMLEAMEVVMLELMEVVMLELMEVVMLEAMEVVILEVMVVMLELMEVVMLELMEVVMLEAMEVVILEVMVVMLEAMEVVMLEVMVVMLEAMEVVMLELMEVVMLEVMVVMLEVMVVMLEAMVVMLEVMKVVMLEAMEVVILEVMKVVMLEVMVVVMLEVMKVVMLEVMKVVMLEVRKVVMLEVMVVVMLEVMKVVMLEVMKVVMLEVRKVMMLEAMEVVMLEVMVVMLEVMEVVMLEAMEVVILEVMEVVMLEAMEVVILEVMVVMLELMEVVMLEAMEVVMLEAMEVVMLEAMEVVMLEAMEVVILEVMVVMLEVMVVMLEVMKVVMLEVMKVVMLEVR; this is encoded by the coding sequence ATGTTggaggtgatggaggtggtgatgttggaggcgatggtggtgatgttggagttgatggaggtggtgatgttggagttgatggaggtggtgatgttggaggtgatggtggtgatgttggaggCGATGGAGGTGGTGATATtgggggtgatggtggtgatgttggaggcgatggaggtggtgatgttggagttgatggaggtggtgatgttggagttgatggaggtggtgatgttGGAGGCGATGGAGGTGGTGatattggaggtgatggtggtgatgttggagttgatggaggtggtgatgttggagttgatggaggtggtgatgttGGAGGCGATGGAGGTGGTGatattggaggtgatggtggtgatgttggaggcgatggaggtggtgatgttggaggtgatggtggtgatgttggaggcgatggaggtggtgatgttggagttgatggaggtggtgatgttggaggtgatggtggtgatgttggaggtgatggtggtgatgttggaggcgatggtggtgatgttggaggtgatgaaggtggtgatgtTGGAGGCGATGGAGGTGGTGATATTAGAggtgatgaaggtggtgatgttggaggtgatggtggtggtgatgttggaggtgatgaaggtggtgatgttggaggtgatgaaggtggtgatgcTGGAGGTGAGGAAGGTGGTGatgttggaggtgatggtggtggtgatgttggaggtgatgaaggtggtgatgttggaggtgatgaaggtggtgatgcTGGAGGTGAGGAAGGTGATGATGTTGGAGGCGATGGAGGTGGTGatgttggaggtgatggtggtgatgttggaggtgatggaggtggtgatgttGGAGGCGATGGAGGTGGTGatattggaggtgatggaggtggtgatgttGGAGGCGATGGAGGTGGTGatattggaggtgatggtggtgatgttggagttgatggaggtggtgatgttGGAGGCGATGGAGGTGGTGATGTTGGAGGCGATGGAGGTGGTGATGTTGGAGGCGATGGAGGTGGTGATGTTGGAGGCGATGGAGGTGGTGatattggaggtgatggtggtgatgttggaggtgatggtggtgatgttggaggtgatgaaggtggtgatgctggaggtgatgaaggtggtgatgcTGGAGGTGAGGTAG